In Rathayibacter sp. VKM Ac-2762, one DNA window encodes the following:
- a CDS encoding extracellular solute-binding protein → MSRTTARRTLALTAGAVIGALALAGCSGSGSSDESDAQSLVVSTFPFGVEEFQEAVIDPFTEATGIEVEVETGSNSDRLSQLQLAGGDDPGVDVMLISDYYAALGQKDDLFQQVDAASVPALADVAAFATEESYLGPAYSYQLNGTLYSTDALTADQAAQWSVYSDPANAGKVALPDISVTAGQLMVSGVAATEGSGPYDIDAALSTLADWAPGVLQFYSSSTEVTNLLTQGEIVAADALSGFATDLVASGEPIGWTPPATGRYMATNRAMIPTGAANVDAAEQFIDYLLSVEAQTSSAAIVGDLPVNLSAEVPDTITAVVGDIAADPTAAGYSTLDPAELVPTRSEWVDRFAREVTAQ, encoded by the coding sequence ATGTCCCGCACCACCGCCCGGCGCACGCTCGCCCTCACCGCGGGGGCCGTCATCGGCGCCCTCGCCCTGGCCGGCTGCTCCGGCTCCGGCTCCTCCGACGAGTCCGACGCGCAGTCGCTCGTGGTCAGCACCTTCCCCTTCGGCGTGGAGGAGTTCCAGGAGGCCGTGATCGACCCGTTCACCGAGGCCACCGGCATCGAGGTCGAGGTCGAGACCGGCTCCAACTCCGACCGCCTCTCGCAGCTCCAGCTGGCCGGCGGGGACGACCCCGGCGTCGACGTGATGCTCATCAGCGACTACTACGCCGCGCTGGGCCAGAAGGACGACCTGTTCCAGCAGGTCGACGCGGCCTCGGTGCCCGCGCTCGCCGACGTCGCCGCCTTCGCCACCGAGGAGTCCTACCTCGGCCCCGCCTACAGCTACCAGCTCAACGGCACGCTCTACTCGACCGACGCCCTCACCGCCGACCAGGCGGCTCAGTGGTCGGTCTACTCCGACCCCGCGAACGCCGGGAAAGTCGCGCTGCCCGACATCTCCGTCACCGCGGGCCAGCTGATGGTCAGCGGAGTCGCCGCGACCGAGGGCTCCGGCCCGTACGACATCGACGCGGCCCTCAGCACCCTCGCCGACTGGGCCCCCGGAGTGCTCCAGTTCTACAGCTCCTCCACTGAGGTCACAAACCTGCTCACGCAGGGCGAGATCGTCGCCGCCGACGCCCTCAGCGGCTTCGCCACCGACCTGGTGGCCTCCGGCGAGCCGATCGGGTGGACCCCGCCCGCGACCGGCCGCTACATGGCGACCAACCGCGCGATGATCCCGACGGGAGCCGCGAACGTCGACGCCGCCGAGCAGTTCATCGACTACCTGCTCTCGGTCGAGGCGCAGACCTCCTCCGCCGCGATCGTCGGCGACCTTCCCGTGAACCTCTCCGCCGAGGTGCCCGACACCATCACGGCCGTCGTCGGCGACATCGCGGCCGACCCGACCGCCGCCGGCTACTCCACCCTCGACCCCGCCGAGCTCGTCCCCACCCGCTCGGAGTGGGTCGACCGCTTCGCCCGCGAGGTCACCGCCCAGTAG
- a CDS encoding ABC transporter ATP-binding protein, producing the protein MSAAAEFVNVSQVFGDFTAVDRIDLAIPAGRLTTLLGPSGCGKTTSLRMLAGYSAPSSGRILIDGLDSTKLPPEKRGLGMVFQSYALFPHLSVAENVGYGLKLRGVGRAERQARVVESLEMVGLAHLAASRPRKLSGGQQQRVALARAIAIRPRLLLLDEPLSNLDARLRVQMRSEIRRIQAETGLTVVLVTHDQDEALEMSDEMVLMRAGRIMQQGAPSAVFGSPANRFVADFLGYENFLVLADGSLATVRPEHLAVSATAPASPGLALDGVVVDVAYRGVDVLVTVAATDPSGAPVRLVSDVRADGSAALSPGDAVVVSAPAARLVPLAADVPA; encoded by the coding sequence ATGAGCGCCGCAGCGGAATTCGTCAACGTCAGCCAGGTCTTCGGGGACTTCACCGCCGTCGACCGCATCGATCTCGCGATCCCCGCGGGGCGGCTGACCACCCTGCTCGGCCCCAGCGGCTGCGGCAAGACCACCTCGCTCCGGATGCTCGCGGGCTACTCGGCCCCCAGCTCCGGCCGCATCCTCATCGACGGCCTGGACAGCACGAAGCTGCCCCCGGAGAAGCGCGGGCTCGGCATGGTGTTCCAGTCGTACGCGCTCTTCCCGCACCTCAGCGTCGCCGAGAACGTCGGCTACGGGCTGAAGCTGCGCGGAGTCGGGCGGGCGGAGCGGCAGGCCCGGGTCGTGGAGAGCCTCGAGATGGTGGGCCTGGCGCACCTCGCCGCCAGCAGGCCGAGGAAGCTCTCCGGCGGCCAGCAGCAGCGGGTCGCGCTCGCCCGGGCCATCGCGATCCGGCCGAGGCTGCTCCTGCTCGACGAGCCGCTGTCGAACCTCGACGCCCGGCTGCGCGTGCAGATGCGCTCCGAGATCCGCCGCATCCAGGCGGAGACCGGGCTGACCGTGGTGCTCGTCACCCACGACCAGGACGAGGCGCTCGAGATGAGCGACGAGATGGTCCTGATGCGCGCCGGGCGGATCATGCAGCAGGGCGCCCCGAGCGCCGTCTTCGGCTCCCCCGCGAACCGCTTCGTCGCCGACTTCCTCGGCTACGAGAACTTCCTCGTCCTCGCGGACGGGTCGCTCGCGACGGTCCGGCCCGAGCACCTCGCGGTGTCGGCGACGGCCCCCGCCTCGCCCGGGCTCGCGCTCGACGGCGTGGTCGTCGACGTCGCCTATCGCGGCGTCGACGTGCTGGTCACGGTGGCCGCGACCGACCCCTCCGGCGCCCCGGTGCGCCTGGTGTCGGACGTCCGGGCCGACGGATCGGCCGCGCTCTCCCCCGGCGACGCCGTCGTGGTCTCGGCGCCGGCCGCGCGGCTGGTGCCGCTCGCCGCCGACGTCCCGGCCTGA
- a CDS encoding ABC transporter permease encodes MRTRRPVAATLAVAGYVIMIVPILFVVATAFTAGSTLRFPPEGFSFRWFGEALSYDPFLESLATSAQLAVLSTAIALLLGIPATLAIHRGRIPGKGIVEGLFLSPLIVPELVVGLALFQQLVVTLKVDNAAVLLVGHTALLLPYAVRVTGASLATSDPALEEAARGLGAGPLRTFFTITLPILRPGVFSAALLGFVTSFNNVPLSLLLQSRDARTLPVTMLDYVQQSYDPMVAATSTLILAATVVIAFLAERSVGFAQIFGGINR; translated from the coding sequence GTGAGGACCCGCCGCCCCGTCGCCGCGACCCTGGCCGTCGCCGGCTACGTGATCATGATCGTGCCGATCCTGTTCGTCGTCGCCACGGCGTTCACGGCCGGATCCACTCTGCGCTTCCCGCCGGAGGGCTTCTCGTTCCGCTGGTTCGGCGAAGCGCTCTCGTACGACCCGTTCCTCGAGTCGCTCGCCACCAGCGCTCAGCTCGCCGTCCTCTCGACGGCGATCGCGCTCCTGCTCGGGATCCCGGCGACCCTCGCCATCCACCGCGGGCGCATCCCGGGGAAGGGGATCGTCGAGGGGCTCTTCCTCTCGCCGCTGATCGTGCCCGAGCTCGTCGTCGGGCTGGCCCTCTTCCAGCAGCTCGTCGTGACGCTCAAGGTCGACAACGCCGCCGTGCTCCTCGTCGGCCACACCGCGCTCCTGCTCCCCTACGCGGTGCGCGTCACCGGCGCCTCGCTCGCCACCAGCGACCCGGCGCTGGAGGAGGCCGCCCGCGGACTCGGGGCCGGACCGCTGCGCACCTTCTTCACGATCACGCTGCCGATCCTGCGCCCCGGCGTCTTCTCGGCCGCCCTGCTCGGCTTCGTGACGTCCTTCAACAACGTCCCCCTGTCGCTCCTGCTGCAGAGCCGCGACGCCAGGACCCTGCCCGTCACGATGCTCGACTACGTGCAGCAGAGCTACGACCCGATGGTCGCGGCCACCTCCACCCTCATCCTCGCGGCGACCGTCGTCATCGCGTTCCTCGCCGAGCGCAGCGTCGGCTTCGCCCAGATCTTCGGAGGCATCAACCGATGA
- a CDS encoding ABC transporter permease, with translation MRTRSAPLLLLPGLGFLLLFFVVPSLVMLFAPPGATAADVIARVGQMLTDPYELRIIGRTVGIGLVVTLICVVLGFPIAYLLARSTSRWAGVLLALAIFPLLLSNVVRTFGWLVVLGSNGAIGQLLVATGLVDEAPQLLYTELAIVLGLTQLFLPLAIISCYSAVSQVDAGLDDAARGLGASPTRTFWDVVVPLSLPGVVVAATLVFAGSVTAYTTPYLLGGSSQRMLSTQLFSYSSVTIDWAGASATAIVMTILVFLVSGLSSLVARRGAVS, from the coding sequence GTGAGGACACGATCCGCTCCCCTCCTGCTCCTGCCGGGACTCGGGTTCCTGCTGCTGTTCTTCGTGGTCCCGTCGCTCGTGATGCTGTTCGCGCCGCCCGGCGCCACCGCCGCCGACGTGATCGCGAGAGTCGGCCAGATGCTGACCGACCCGTACGAGCTGCGGATCATCGGCCGCACCGTCGGCATCGGCCTCGTCGTCACGCTGATCTGCGTCGTCCTCGGCTTCCCGATCGCCTACCTGCTGGCCCGCTCCACCTCGCGCTGGGCGGGCGTGCTGCTGGCCCTCGCGATCTTCCCGCTGCTGCTCAGCAACGTGGTGCGCACCTTCGGCTGGCTCGTGGTCCTCGGCTCGAACGGCGCGATCGGGCAGCTCCTCGTCGCCACCGGCCTGGTCGACGAGGCGCCCCAGCTGCTCTACACCGAGCTGGCGATCGTGCTCGGCCTCACGCAGCTGTTCCTCCCGCTCGCGATCATCTCCTGCTACTCCGCCGTCTCGCAGGTGGACGCCGGGCTCGACGACGCCGCCCGCGGCCTCGGCGCGAGCCCGACCCGGACCTTCTGGGACGTCGTGGTGCCGCTCTCGCTCCCCGGCGTCGTCGTCGCGGCGACCCTCGTCTTCGCGGGATCCGTGACCGCGTACACGACTCCGTACCTGCTCGGCGGGTCCTCGCAGCGGATGCTGAGCACGCAGCTGTTCTCGTACTCCAGCGTGACGATCGACTGGGCGGGAGCGTCGGCCACGGCGATCGTGATGACGATCCTGGTCTTCCTCGTCTCCGGGCTCTCCTCGCTCGTCGCCCGCCGGGGGGCCGTCTCGTGA
- a CDS encoding LacI family DNA-binding transcriptional regulator: MATLADVAALAGVSKATASRTLSRPEVVSPETAARVLTAAAKLGFIPNSAARQLARGRTGVVALVVPTLDNAFFTPIIGGAQRRADEDGLQLTVAVHPLEAVRELGAFDRLSRQVDGFIVVAPRGGDELLVAAGSHKPTVLVDREVDGLASVVADTAAAFGSLVARFAADGHERVLYLGGPEGSWQDRQRTAAVHEAAASGGAELTVLGSFPATFAAGVSAAAAVRESGATAVVPYATALGLGVQYALLASGGLPERLVVSSERSIVDALGLVGVPAVDVDGEQLGRAAAELLIERLARRDAPPERRRLPVPVQWPAA; the protein is encoded by the coding sequence ATGGCCACGCTCGCCGACGTCGCCGCCCTCGCCGGCGTCTCGAAGGCCACCGCCTCGCGCACGCTCTCGCGCCCGGAGGTCGTCTCGCCCGAGACGGCCGCCCGCGTGCTGACCGCGGCGGCCAAGCTCGGCTTCATCCCGAACTCCGCCGCGCGCCAGCTCGCCCGCGGCCGCACCGGCGTCGTGGCCCTGGTCGTCCCCACGCTCGACAACGCCTTCTTCACCCCGATCATCGGAGGGGCGCAGCGCCGCGCCGACGAGGACGGCCTGCAGCTGACCGTCGCCGTGCACCCGCTCGAGGCCGTGCGCGAGCTCGGCGCGTTCGACCGGCTCTCGCGGCAGGTCGACGGCTTCATCGTCGTCGCTCCCCGCGGCGGGGACGAGCTGCTGGTGGCGGCTGGATCGCACAAGCCGACCGTGCTGGTGGACCGCGAGGTCGACGGTCTCGCCTCCGTCGTCGCCGACACGGCCGCCGCGTTCGGGTCGCTGGTGGCGCGCTTCGCCGCCGACGGGCACGAGCGCGTGCTCTACCTCGGCGGGCCGGAGGGCTCGTGGCAGGACAGGCAGCGCACCGCGGCCGTGCACGAGGCTGCGGCGAGCGGAGGAGCGGAGCTCACGGTGCTCGGGTCCTTCCCGGCCACCTTCGCGGCCGGCGTCTCGGCCGCGGCCGCGGTGCGCGAGTCCGGAGCGACGGCGGTCGTGCCCTACGCGACCGCCCTCGGGCTCGGGGTGCAGTACGCGCTGCTCGCCTCCGGCGGCCTCCCGGAGCGGCTCGTGGTGAGCTCGGAGCGGTCGATCGTCGACGCGCTCGGGCTGGTGGGGGTGCCGGCGGTCGACGTGGACGGCGAGCAGCTGGGCCGGGCGGCCGCGGAGCTGCTCATCGAGCGCCTCGCCCGACGCGACGCCCCTCCCGAGCGCCGCCGCCTGCCGGTGCCCGTGCAGTGGCCCGCGGCCTGA
- a CDS encoding alpha-N-arabinofuranosidase: MTDAPAATARISLDPAAVVAPVTPRLFGSFVEHLGRCVYDGIYEPGHPASNEDGFRLDVVELVKELGTTTIRYPGGNFVSGYRWEDGVGPRSERPRRRDLAWHSLETNEVGLDDFAKWAELTGSEIMYAVNLGTRGVLEALDVLEYANGPAGTALADQRIANGGTEPYDIRMWCLGNEMDGPWQVGHMSADDYGKLASRTAKALKIADPSLELVVCGSSSSSMPTFGEWERVVLEHAYDDVEYVSCHAYYQEYDGDLGSFLASSLDMEYFIATVAATVDHVKFKLKKTKDIKLSFDEWNVWYLEEWQAKEKADAEGDQSTREWAYAPRLLEDVYSVADAVVLGNLMITLLKNSDRVTSASLAQLVNVIAPIMTEPGGAAWRQTTFFPFSTTARLASGSVLRPRIDAGTYSTARHGDAPLIDSVATVDEGRAAVFLVNRSQTEPIEVTVDVSGLGVSSIAEALALFDEDPYAKNTRDDQNRVRLREAPATLEDGVLTLTLPPVSWTAVALTA, from the coding sequence ATGACCGACGCCCCCGCCGCCACCGCGCGCATCAGCCTCGACCCCGCCGCGGTCGTCGCCCCCGTCACTCCGCGCCTCTTCGGCTCGTTCGTCGAGCACCTCGGCCGCTGCGTGTACGACGGCATCTACGAGCCCGGCCACCCCGCCTCGAACGAGGACGGGTTCCGCCTCGACGTGGTCGAGCTGGTCAAGGAGCTGGGCACCACGACGATCCGCTACCCCGGCGGCAACTTCGTCTCGGGCTACCGCTGGGAGGACGGCGTCGGCCCGCGCTCCGAGCGCCCCCGCCGCCGCGACCTGGCCTGGCACTCGCTGGAGACCAACGAGGTCGGGCTGGACGACTTCGCGAAGTGGGCGGAGCTGACCGGCAGCGAGATCATGTACGCCGTCAACCTCGGCACCCGCGGCGTCCTCGAGGCGCTCGACGTCCTCGAGTACGCCAACGGACCGGCCGGCACCGCTCTCGCCGACCAGCGCATCGCCAACGGCGGGACCGAGCCCTACGACATCCGCATGTGGTGCCTCGGGAACGAGATGGACGGCCCCTGGCAGGTCGGCCACATGAGCGCCGACGACTACGGCAAGCTCGCCTCCCGCACCGCCAAGGCCCTCAAGATCGCCGACCCCTCGCTCGAGCTGGTCGTCTGCGGCTCGTCGAGCTCGTCGATGCCGACCTTCGGCGAGTGGGAGCGCGTGGTCCTCGAGCACGCGTACGACGACGTCGAGTACGTCTCGTGCCACGCCTACTACCAGGAGTACGACGGAGACCTCGGCTCCTTCCTCGCCTCCTCCCTCGACATGGAGTACTTCATCGCGACCGTCGCGGCGACCGTGGACCACGTGAAGTTCAAGCTCAAGAAAACGAAGGACATCAAGCTCTCCTTCGACGAGTGGAACGTCTGGTACCTCGAGGAGTGGCAGGCCAAGGAGAAGGCCGACGCCGAGGGCGACCAGAGCACCCGCGAGTGGGCCTACGCCCCGCGCCTGCTCGAGGACGTCTACTCCGTCGCCGACGCCGTCGTCCTCGGCAACCTGATGATCACGCTGCTGAAGAACTCCGACCGGGTCACCTCCGCCTCCCTCGCGCAGCTCGTCAACGTGATCGCGCCGATCATGACCGAGCCGGGCGGAGCCGCCTGGCGCCAGACCACGTTCTTCCCGTTCTCGACCACTGCACGCCTGGCCTCCGGCTCGGTGCTGCGCCCCCGGATCGACGCGGGGACTTACTCGACCGCCCGCCACGGCGACGCTCCGCTCATCGACTCCGTCGCCACCGTCGACGAGGGCCGCGCGGCCGTCTTCCTGGTGAACCGGTCGCAGACGGAGCCGATCGAGGTCACCGTCGACGTCAGCGGCCTCGGAGTCTCGAGCATCGCGGAGGCGCTGGCCCTGTTCGACGAGGACCCCTACGCGAAGAACACGCGTGACGACCAGAACCGCGTGCGCCTGCGCGAGGCCCCGGCGACGCTCGAGGACGGCGTGCTGACGCTGACCCTCCCGCCCGTCTCGTGGACGGCGGTCGCGCTCACGGCGTAG
- a CDS encoding LacI family DNA-binding transcriptional regulator, protein MAVTLHDVARAADVSIKTVSNVINDYPHVRPATRSRVQAAIAQLGYRPNLSARSLRRGRTGVIGLALPELSLPYFAELADSVMRAADERGLTVLIEQTGGDPERERSVLASERRQLTDGLLFSPLGLADEDALAVGFPLVLLGERIFTGLVDHVTMQNTAAAHAATAHLLASGRRRIVVLGTHPDAAVSSASLRLEGYRAALAEAGIAYDERMIGVSGPWRRSGGAEAMRRVLASGLDFDAVFALNDTLALGAVRALQEAGVRVPEEVAVIGFDDIDEAGYSSPSLSTVDSGRDEIARTAVEVLQARIEGTRTGPGTLHEAAFTVVARESTAGRPIAEDPPVGRASAGA, encoded by the coding sequence GTGGCCGTCACGCTGCACGACGTCGCCCGCGCCGCCGACGTCTCGATCAAGACCGTCTCGAATGTGATCAACGACTATCCGCACGTGCGCCCGGCCACCCGCTCCCGGGTGCAGGCGGCCATCGCGCAGCTGGGCTACCGCCCCAACCTCTCCGCGCGGAGCCTGCGCCGCGGCCGCACCGGCGTGATCGGCCTCGCCCTGCCGGAGCTGAGCCTCCCCTACTTCGCCGAGCTCGCCGACAGCGTGATGCGCGCCGCCGACGAGCGCGGCCTGACGGTGCTGATCGAGCAGACCGGCGGCGACCCCGAGCGCGAGCGGAGCGTCCTGGCGAGCGAGCGCCGGCAGCTCACCGACGGCCTGCTCTTCAGCCCGCTGGGCCTCGCCGACGAGGACGCACTCGCGGTCGGCTTCCCCCTGGTGCTGCTCGGCGAGCGGATCTTCACCGGGCTGGTCGACCACGTCACCATGCAGAACACCGCGGCGGCGCACGCGGCCACCGCGCACCTGCTCGCCTCCGGAAGGCGCCGGATCGTGGTGCTCGGGACGCACCCCGACGCCGCGGTCAGCTCGGCGTCGCTCCGCCTCGAGGGCTACCGCGCCGCGCTCGCCGAGGCCGGCATCGCCTACGACGAGCGGATGATCGGCGTCTCTGGCCCGTGGCGGCGCTCCGGCGGCGCCGAGGCGATGCGCCGCGTGCTCGCCTCCGGGCTCGACTTCGACGCCGTGTTCGCACTCAACGACACCCTCGCGCTCGGCGCGGTCCGCGCGCTCCAGGAGGCGGGGGTCCGCGTGCCCGAGGAGGTGGCGGTGATCGGCTTCGACGACATCGACGAGGCGGGCTACTCCTCCCCCAGCCTCTCCACCGTGGACTCGGGGCGCGACGAGATCGCGCGCACCGCGGTCGAGGTGCTGCAGGCCCGGATCGAGGGCACCCGCACCGGCCCCGGGACGCTCCACGAGGCGGCGTTCACCGTGGTCGCCCGGGAGTCGACCGCGGGCCGGCCGATCGCGGAGGACCCGCCGGTCGGCCGGGCGTCGGCCGGGGCCTAG
- a CDS encoding acyl-CoA dehydrogenase family protein, translating to MTTTAPTTAGADAATTIGAAAEHWSAAPRPDSPDAWLVRAEEVAAVLATDALERDRAGAAPFAEVALFKAAGLVTLLGPAEHGGGAQEWTTALRVVRTVARGDGSIGQLLGYHYLWAWAARLVGTPEQIIAVEQLATEGDLLYGGAVNPRDSDLTVREEGDELVFTGRKSFSTGGVVSDLTVLEGVLEGTDTHLFAIVPTAQEGIVFGRDWDSLGQRLTESGSVEIRGVRVPWAAAAGFVDRVYRPLVYNTLNVPVIQQVFAEFYLGIAQGALERAAQYTRERTRAWPYGGDDKERAGDEWYVLEGYGDLQSRLWADEALIDATGAALSAALHAPREELTPRRRGEIAVRIAAAKARIVEDGLATATRVFELTGARASASSVGLDLYWRNLRTHSLHDPLPYKRREVGVFALLDTVPEPSWYT from the coding sequence GTGACCACCACCGCACCCACGACCGCCGGCGCCGACGCCGCGACGACGATCGGCGCCGCCGCCGAGCACTGGTCGGCCGCACCCCGGCCCGACTCCCCTGACGCCTGGCTCGTCCGCGCCGAGGAGGTCGCCGCCGTGCTCGCGACCGACGCCCTCGAGCGCGACCGCGCCGGCGCCGCCCCCTTCGCCGAGGTCGCCCTGTTCAAGGCGGCCGGCCTCGTCACGCTGCTCGGGCCCGCCGAGCACGGCGGCGGTGCCCAGGAGTGGACCACCGCCCTCCGCGTCGTCCGCACCGTCGCGCGCGGCGACGGCTCGATCGGCCAGCTGCTCGGCTACCACTACCTCTGGGCCTGGGCGGCCCGCCTCGTGGGGACCCCTGAGCAGATCATCGCGGTCGAGCAGCTCGCGACCGAGGGGGACCTCCTCTACGGAGGCGCGGTGAACCCGCGCGACTCCGACCTCACCGTGCGGGAGGAGGGCGACGAGCTGGTCTTCACCGGCCGCAAGTCGTTCTCGACCGGCGGCGTGGTCAGCGACCTGACCGTGCTCGAGGGGGTGCTCGAGGGGACGGACACCCACCTCTTCGCGATCGTCCCCACCGCTCAGGAGGGGATCGTCTTCGGCCGCGACTGGGACAGCCTCGGCCAGCGGCTCACCGAGTCCGGCTCCGTCGAGATCCGCGGCGTCCGCGTGCCGTGGGCGGCCGCGGCCGGCTTCGTCGACAGGGTCTACCGTCCGCTCGTCTACAACACCCTCAACGTGCCCGTCATCCAGCAGGTCTTCGCCGAGTTCTACCTCGGCATCGCGCAGGGAGCTCTCGAGCGCGCGGCGCAGTACACCCGCGAGCGCACCCGGGCCTGGCCGTACGGCGGCGACGACAAGGAGCGCGCCGGCGACGAGTGGTACGTGCTCGAGGGATACGGCGACCTGCAGTCCCGGCTCTGGGCCGACGAGGCGCTGATCGACGCGACGGGGGCCGCGCTCTCGGCCGCGCTGCACGCTCCGCGCGAGGAGCTGACGCCTCGGCGCCGCGGCGAGATCGCCGTGCGGATCGCCGCGGCCAAGGCGCGGATCGTGGAGGACGGCCTCGCGACGGCGACCCGCGTCTTCGAGCTGACCGGCGCCCGCGCCTCCGCGAGCTCGGTCGGACTCGACCTCTACTGGCGGAACCTCCGCACCCACTCCCTGCACGATCCGCTGCCCTACAAGCGCCGCGAGGTCGGCGTCTTCGCCCTGCTCGACACCGTCCCCGAGCCCAGCTGGTACACCTGA
- a CDS encoding zinc ABC transporter substrate-binding protein, producing the protein MKTRLLALTALLGGTALALSGCSGAGSASDSSSAAAAGGPVKVVASTNVYGDLVSSIGGDLVEVTSIIDSPDKDPHEYEATARDQLAVSGATLVIENGGGYDHFLDTMISAAGTEAPVITATVIAGLEDVHDHAEEEESEGGHEHAEFNEHVWYDLSVMKEVAGRIGDELAALDPDNASAYSANLATLDEGLDALIAREGELKGALSGRSIAITEPVPLYMTDALGLTDATPEAFSEAVEEGTDVPATTLQETLALFSGEAVDALIYNEQTEGAQTDAVLDAAKAAGIPAVPVTETLPEGDDYTGWMTANLDAIEGALSQ; encoded by the coding sequence GTGAAGACCCGCCTCCTCGCCCTCACCGCCCTCCTCGGCGGCACCGCGCTCGCCCTGAGCGGCTGCTCCGGAGCGGGCAGCGCCTCCGACAGCTCCTCCGCCGCCGCCGCGGGCGGACCCGTGAAGGTCGTCGCGTCGACGAACGTCTACGGCGACCTCGTCTCGAGCATCGGCGGCGACCTGGTCGAGGTGACCAGCATCATCGACAGCCCGGACAAGGACCCGCACGAGTACGAGGCCACCGCCCGCGATCAGCTCGCGGTGTCCGGCGCGACCCTCGTGATCGAGAACGGCGGCGGCTACGACCACTTCCTCGACACCATGATCAGCGCGGCCGGCACCGAGGCCCCCGTCATCACGGCCACCGTGATCGCCGGCCTGGAGGACGTCCACGACCACGCGGAGGAGGAGGAGTCGGAGGGCGGGCACGAGCACGCGGAGTTCAACGAGCACGTCTGGTACGACCTCTCGGTGATGAAGGAGGTCGCGGGGCGGATCGGCGACGAGCTCGCCGCGCTCGACCCCGACAACGCCTCCGCCTACTCCGCCAATCTCGCCACCCTCGACGAGGGGCTCGACGCTCTGATCGCCCGCGAGGGCGAGCTGAAGGGCGCGCTCTCCGGCCGCTCCATCGCGATCACCGAGCCCGTCCCGCTGTACATGACCGATGCGCTCGGCCTGACCGACGCGACTCCCGAGGCCTTCAGCGAGGCGGTCGAGGAGGGCACCGACGTCCCCGCGACCACGCTCCAGGAGACGCTGGCGCTGTTCTCCGGCGAGGCCGTCGACGCGCTGATCTACAACGAGCAGACCGAGGGCGCGCAGACGGACGCGGTGCTCGACGCCGCGAAGGCCGCCGGAATCCCGGCCGTCCCCGTCACCGAGACGCTGCCCGAGGGCGACGACTACACCGGCTGGATGACCGCCAACCTCGACGCGATCGAGGGAGCCCTCTCCCAGTGA
- a CDS encoding ABC transporter ATP-binding protein: MSHDSPTRPVSPEAGPSASVLRLRGAGLRFGDRELWSGVDLDVRAGEFVAVLGANGSGKTSLLRAVLGQQQLSAGELQVLGEPVHRGNRRIGYIPQQKLADEGTPLRARDLLGLGIDGHRFGLPLPSRSRRAAVDALLEAVGATAFADAPIGSLSGGEQQRVRVGQALAGDPALLLCDEPLIALDLAHQRAVSELIDRHRRERNLGVLFVTHDVNPVLGMVDRVLYLAGGRFRIGTPDEVLRSEVLSELYDAPVDVIRARGRVIVVGAPDHSHVHEHEEGQS, from the coding sequence GTGAGCCACGACTCCCCGACCAGGCCCGTCTCCCCGGAGGCGGGCCCTTCGGCGTCCGTGCTGCGGCTGCGCGGCGCCGGCCTTCGCTTCGGCGACCGCGAGCTGTGGAGCGGCGTCGACCTCGACGTGCGCGCCGGCGAGTTCGTCGCGGTGCTCGGCGCGAACGGCTCCGGCAAGACGAGCCTCCTGCGCGCGGTGCTCGGCCAGCAGCAGCTGAGCGCGGGGGAGCTGCAGGTGCTCGGCGAGCCCGTGCACCGCGGCAACCGGCGCATCGGCTACATCCCGCAGCAGAAGCTCGCCGACGAGGGCACTCCGCTGCGCGCCCGCGATCTGCTCGGGCTCGGGATCGACGGCCACCGGTTCGGCCTGCCCCTGCCCTCCCGCTCCCGGCGCGCGGCCGTCGACGCGCTGCTCGAGGCCGTCGGCGCCACCGCCTTCGCCGACGCCCCCATCGGCAGCCTGTCCGGCGGCGAGCAGCAGCGCGTCCGCGTCGGCCAGGCGCTCGCGGGCGACCCGGCGCTGCTGCTCTGCGACGAGCCGCTGATCGCGCTCGACCTCGCCCACCAGCGGGCGGTCAGCGAGCTGATCGACCGGCACCGCCGCGAGCGGAACCTCGGCGTCCTCTTCGTCACGCACGACGTGAATCCGGTGCTCGGCATGGTGGACCGCGTGCTCTACCTCGCCGGCGGCCGGTTCCGGATCGGCACCCCCGACGAGGTCCTGCGCTCGGAGGTGCTCAGCGAGCTCTACGACGCACCCGTCGACGTGATCCGCGCCCGGGGCCGGGTCATCGTGGTCGGCGCCCCCGACCACTCGCACGTGCACGAGCACGAGGAGGGGCAGTCGTGA